In Candidatus Sedimenticola sp. (ex Thyasira tokunagai), the following proteins share a genomic window:
- a CDS encoding neutral zinc metallopeptidase, producing the protein MRWRGNRESSNVRDRRGVRLSGGTGSGGGMIRLLPTVFRFLGFKGTAIAVLGFVGYTYFTGGDLSALLGGSPTSQTESRPVKQSADEKQLVKFVSVVLADTEDTWHQLFKQQGKRYVEPELVLFRGAVKSACGLGKAAMGPFYCSADQKVYIDLSFYRDLKNRHQAPGDFAQAYVIAHEVGHHVQTLLGVSQRVRKAKQGISSSAANQLSVKQELQADCFSGIWAHHADRLRNLLEAGDVEEGLTAASAIGDDRLQKQSRGYDTPESFTHGSSEQRVRWFNTGLEKGSIEACNTFKTALL; encoded by the coding sequence ATGCGCTGGCGGGGTAATAGGGAAAGTAGCAATGTCAGGGACAGGCGTGGAGTACGCCTCTCCGGCGGTACGGGCTCGGGGGGTGGCATGATCCGGCTTCTGCCTACGGTTTTCCGCTTTCTTGGTTTCAAAGGCACGGCGATCGCCGTACTGGGTTTTGTTGGCTACACCTACTTCACCGGTGGTGATTTGAGTGCCCTCCTGGGTGGCTCCCCTACATCTCAGACAGAGTCTCGCCCAGTGAAACAGTCAGCGGATGAAAAACAGCTGGTGAAGTTTGTTTCAGTGGTACTGGCAGATACTGAAGACACATGGCATCAGCTGTTCAAACAGCAGGGAAAGCGCTATGTGGAGCCTGAACTTGTACTCTTTCGTGGTGCGGTCAAATCGGCCTGTGGCCTGGGTAAGGCCGCCATGGGGCCGTTCTACTGTTCGGCGGATCAGAAGGTTTACATCGATTTGAGCTTTTATCGTGATTTGAAAAACCGTCACCAGGCTCCGGGGGATTTTGCCCAGGCCTACGTAATTGCCCACGAGGTTGGTCACCACGTACAGACGCTACTGGGTGTGTCACAGCGTGTGAGAAAAGCCAAACAAGGTATAAGCAGTAGTGCTGCTAACCAATTATCGGTAAAACAAGAGCTTCAGGCAGACTGTTTTTCAGGGATTTGGGCTCACCATGCCGATCGCCTGCGCAATCTTCTGGAGGCCGGTGATGTGGAAGAGGGTTTGACCGCCGCCAGTGCGATTGGTGACGACCGTTTACAAAAACAGTCACGGGGTTATGACACACCAGAGTCATTTACCCATGGCTCTTCTGAGCAAAGAGTGCGTTGGTTCAATACAGGATTGGAAAAAGGCTCAATAGAGGCCTGTAATACATTCAAAACCGCATTGTTGTAG
- a CDS encoding c-type cytochrome, with translation MIKPWSLLLTLPLLTGFAVAETGTDASSAPTVDNERAREIIGQKCHLCHGMEGEASNAIYPRLAGQHAEYIAKQLGDFKSGRRKGTMNEMAADLTDEEMVALGQYFASKPAKAHRVRDKEFAAVGYYLYHKGNKYSGVAACKSCHGEEGKGTIQLPRLAGQHKRYLVDQLQAFNNGSRTNDHAIMHSIASKLTELEMQALAQYISGMK, from the coding sequence ATGATCAAACCCTGGTCTCTGCTACTTACCCTCCCCCTTCTTACCGGCTTCGCCGTGGCAGAAACAGGGACTGACGCTTCATCAGCGCCAACTGTGGATAACGAAAGAGCCCGCGAAATTATCGGGCAGAAGTGCCATCTGTGCCATGGTATGGAGGGAGAGGCGTCCAATGCGATCTACCCTCGTCTGGCCGGTCAGCATGCAGAGTACATTGCCAAACAGCTGGGCGATTTCAAAAGTGGACGGCGTAAGGGAACAATGAATGAGATGGCGGCAGACCTGACGGATGAGGAGATGGTGGCCCTCGGCCAGTACTTTGCCTCTAAACCGGCCAAGGCGCACCGGGTACGTGACAAAGAGTTTGCAGCCGTCGGCTACTACCTCTACCACAAGGGGAACAAATACTCCGGTGTGGCCGCTTGTAAAAGCTGTCATGGAGAGGAGGGTAAAGGCACAATCCAGCTGCCACGTCTGGCAGGGCAGCATAAGCGCTACCTCGTGGATCAGTTGCAGGCATTCAACAACGGCTCCCGTACCAATGACCATGCCATTATGCACTCCATCGCCTCAAAGTTGACGGAGCTTGAGATGCAGGCACTGGCTCAATACATCAGTGGAATGAAGTAG
- a CDS encoding MATE family efflux transporter produces the protein MQSHLFPNQSRIRFLSEARNLLLLALPLMVSQLAQTGMSFVDTVMAGRHSEVSLAAVAVASSLWIPAFLTLTGILMAITPIIAHANGARQGEKIKHTVQQGFWLALFTGVGFMLLVRNLGGIFELLEVEVPVLLQAQGYLEAVSWGIPALALFQVVRSFNEGFHLTRPYMYVSLAALLCNIPLNYIFIYGKLGLPAMGGVGCGWATTLVIWLQLFLLLAHTLANPTLSRTGWRSHWRPPQLDLLVEILRLGLPLGLSIFIEASMFTLIALFIAKLGATVVAGHQVAMSFASLTFMIPLSLSMAITIRCGYSLGSMMPDRARSVGNIGIAITLAAAALSSAIMLIFPEAIASIYTANPQVKALAVELLLLAGIFQFSDALQVSAAGALRGYKDTRFAFGVVVISFWCLGLPLGYTLGLTNLWGEPNGPQGFWIGLIAGLTLASLLLGGRFIHLSRKWINER, from the coding sequence ATGCAGTCTCACCTATTCCCTAACCAATCCCGAATCCGCTTTCTCAGTGAGGCGCGCAACCTTCTGCTTCTCGCCTTGCCGTTGATGGTCAGTCAACTGGCACAGACCGGCATGAGCTTCGTCGATACGGTGATGGCAGGTCGACACAGTGAGGTAAGTCTGGCGGCGGTGGCCGTCGCCTCAAGCCTCTGGATTCCTGCATTTCTGACACTGACCGGCATCCTCATGGCGATCACCCCCATCATCGCCCACGCCAACGGTGCTCGTCAGGGTGAAAAGATCAAGCACACGGTTCAACAGGGATTTTGGCTGGCACTCTTTACCGGTGTCGGCTTTATGCTCCTCGTGCGCAATCTGGGGGGGATTTTCGAGTTACTAGAGGTGGAAGTGCCTGTTCTTCTTCAGGCCCAGGGCTACCTTGAGGCCGTCTCCTGGGGCATACCCGCCCTGGCGCTCTTTCAGGTTGTGAGAAGTTTTAACGAGGGCTTTCATCTCACCCGACCCTACATGTATGTGAGCCTGGCAGCCCTCCTCTGCAATATCCCTCTCAACTATATCTTCATCTACGGCAAACTGGGCCTACCGGCGATGGGTGGCGTCGGCTGCGGCTGGGCTACTACCCTCGTCATCTGGCTGCAACTCTTTCTGTTGCTTGCCCATACCCTGGCCAACCCCACACTCTCCCGTACCGGTTGGCGCAGCCATTGGCGACCCCCACAGCTGGATCTGTTGGTAGAGATTTTGCGGCTGGGTCTGCCGTTGGGGCTCTCTATCTTCATCGAAGCAAGCATGTTTACCCTTATTGCGCTCTTTATTGCCAAGCTGGGGGCGACCGTGGTTGCCGGTCATCAGGTGGCGATGTCCTTCGCCTCTCTCACCTTTATGATCCCTCTGAGTCTCTCCATGGCCATCACTATTCGCTGTGGCTACAGCCTGGGGAGCATGATGCCTGATCGCGCCCGTTCAGTCGGTAACATCGGCATTGCTATCACCCTCGCTGCCGCCGCCCTCTCCTCCGCCATCATGCTGATATTCCCTGAGGCCATTGCATCGATATACACAGCTAACCCCCAGGTCAAAGCATTGGCAGTGGAGTTGTTGCTGCTTGCAGGTATATTTCAGTTCTCCGATGCGTTACAAGTAAGTGCCGCCGGTGCCCTTCGCGGATACAAGGACACCCGCTTTGCCTTTGGGGTGGTAGTAATCTCCTTCTGGTGCCTGGGCCTACCTCTCGGCTATACCCTTGGCTTGACCAATCTGTGGGGGGAGCCGAATGGGCCTCAAGGCTTCTGGATTGGCCTGATTGCCGGCCTTACCCTCGCCTCACTACTGCTTGGCGGGAGGTTTATTCATCTCAGCCGTAAGTGGATTAATGAGCGATGA
- a CDS encoding DUF2461 domain-containing protein — protein MSGFNGFPDDCLPFLQQLAENNEREWFNANKARYESSVREPALAFIEEIGPHLNTISPHFRAIAKKSGGSLLRVYRDIRYTKDKTPYKTNIGIQFRHELGRDVHAPGFYLHIEPGECFVGVGIWHPESKVLARIRDFIIDNPAAWKKSLAHTPFRRDFELVGNSLIRPPRGYPADHPLLEDLKRKDFIACKYFDCDEIRQKEFVRSVIRSYKQADLFMSYLCTAVDVEY, from the coding sequence ATGAGCGGATTTAACGGTTTTCCTGACGATTGCCTACCCTTCCTGCAGCAGTTGGCTGAGAATAATGAGAGGGAGTGGTTTAATGCCAATAAAGCGCGTTATGAATCCTCTGTCCGGGAACCGGCACTGGCATTTATCGAGGAGATAGGACCTCACCTAAACACCATCTCTCCTCACTTCCGGGCGATTGCAAAAAAGAGCGGCGGCTCCCTGTTACGGGTCTATCGGGATATTCGTTACACCAAGGACAAGACACCCTACAAGACCAATATAGGTATACAGTTCCGTCACGAGTTGGGAAGGGATGTCCACGCACCGGGATTTTACCTGCACATTGAACCTGGGGAGTGCTTTGTTGGGGTGGGTATCTGGCACCCGGAGTCGAAGGTTCTGGCACGGATTCGTGATTTCATTATCGATAATCCCGCCGCATGGAAGAAGTCACTGGCCCACACACCTTTCAGAAGAGATTTCGAACTTGTGGGTAACAGCCTGATCAGACCTCCCCGCGGATACCCTGCCGACCACCCTCTGCTTGAGGATTTGAAAAGGAAAGACTTTATCGCCTGCAAGTACTTTGATTGTGATGAAATTCGCCAAAAAGAGTTTGTCCGATCTGTTATCCGCAGCTATAAACAGGCCGACCTATTTATGTCCTACCTTTGTACTGCCGTTGATGTTGAGTATTGA
- a CDS encoding MerR family DNA-binding transcriptional regulator: protein MNSNNCGAAQAEEYNDMKDTTYSISELAKEFDVTPRAIRFYEDQSLVAPTRKGRRRIYSERDRIRLKLVLRGKRIGFSLAEIKTVFDMYDSEPGEEGQLTYLIEMIRDRSNMLKLQRRDIDAVLQDMKDVEKRAKAALKALQKS from the coding sequence GTGAATTCGAACAACTGCGGAGCCGCTCAGGCCGAAGAATATAACGATATGAAAGATACCACCTATTCGATCTCTGAGTTGGCGAAAGAGTTTGATGTAACCCCAAGAGCAATACGTTTTTACGAAGATCAATCCCTCGTTGCCCCTACCCGTAAGGGACGACGTAGAATCTATAGTGAACGTGACCGAATTCGCTTGAAACTGGTGTTACGGGGCAAGCGTATCGGCTTCTCTCTGGCGGAGATTAAAACCGTCTTTGATATGTATGACAGTGAGCCGGGAGAAGAGGGGCAACTGACCTATCTCATCGAGATGATCAGGGATCGCAGCAACATGCTAAAGCTGCAGCGCCGGGATATCGATGCCGTTCTCCAGGATATGAAGGATGTGGAGAAGCGGGCCAAGGCGGCATTGAAAGCGCTTCAGAAGAGCTAG
- a CDS encoding mechanosensitive ion channel family protein, translated as MMELLQQTYYGNTLQVWLTSLVIIALSLLLGKVAYWVFSKVVRAFTRRTKSKLDDIIVDMVEEPVVFLLVATGIWIGLTRLALPKMLESAVANSYHIVFALLVGWMLSRLFDAIYQEYLVPWAAATENELDDQLLPILRKSVKLVIWAMAIIIGLNNAGYDVAALLAGLGIGGLALAMAAKDTVSNVFGGFTIFTDQPFRINDRIKVAGYDGTVSEIGVRSTRLKTLEGREVTIPNSEFAGAPVENVTREPSRKIVLNLGLTYDTTPDQMQKAMDILKEICDGSGATEDKSTIAFNAFGDFAMNILFIYYVRKGEDIASTQTETNMAILRRFNENGLEFAFPTQTIYNIKT; from the coding sequence ATGATGGAACTACTGCAGCAGACCTACTACGGCAATACACTTCAGGTATGGCTGACCTCACTGGTCATTATAGCCCTCTCGTTATTGCTGGGAAAAGTTGCCTACTGGGTGTTCTCCAAGGTAGTACGGGCTTTTACCCGTCGGACCAAATCCAAGCTTGATGACATCATTGTTGATATGGTCGAAGAGCCCGTGGTTTTTCTATTGGTCGCCACGGGCATCTGGATCGGACTTACACGGCTGGCGCTACCAAAGATGCTGGAGAGCGCTGTTGCTAACTCCTACCACATTGTATTTGCGCTACTTGTCGGTTGGATGCTGAGCCGCCTCTTTGATGCCATCTACCAGGAGTATCTGGTGCCGTGGGCGGCAGCCACTGAGAATGAACTCGATGACCAATTACTGCCCATTCTGCGCAAGAGCGTGAAGTTGGTCATCTGGGCGATGGCCATCATTATTGGTCTCAATAATGCCGGTTACGATGTTGCCGCCCTACTTGCCGGGCTCGGTATCGGCGGACTCGCTCTTGCCATGGCCGCCAAGGATACTGTCTCCAACGTTTTCGGCGGTTTTACCATATTTACCGACCAGCCATTTCGCATCAATGACCGCATCAAGGTTGCCGGTTATGATGGCACTGTCTCTGAGATCGGTGTACGCAGCACCCGGTTGAAAACCCTCGAAGGGCGTGAAGTCACCATACCCAACTCTGAGTTTGCAGGTGCACCGGTGGAGAACGTCACCCGGGAACCGTCCCGCAAAATCGTCCTTAACCTGGGGCTCACCTATGACACCACGCCGGATCAGATGCAGAAAGCGATGGATATACTAAAAGAGATCTGTGACGGCAGTGGCGCCACAGAAGATAAATCTACCATCGCATTCAATGCGTTTGGTGACTTTGCCATGAATATCCTCTTCATCTACTACGTTCGAAAAGGAGAGGATATCGCAAGCACACAAACTGAAACCAATATGGCGATTCTACGCAGGTTTAATGAGAATGGCCTCGAGTTCGCCTTCCCTACCCAAACCATCTACAACATTAAAACCTGA
- a CDS encoding segregation and condensation protein A, whose amino-acid sequence MSESTKEREILMVMRKVLASIVKDTTPPPGTRHPLSDSTIQDVRACFGLIASREKELAESAGVVEERPYYIDEKPKAAVVSIDSIGTVDKE is encoded by the coding sequence ATGAGTGAGAGTACAAAAGAGCGGGAAATATTGATGGTGATGCGAAAAGTACTTGCCTCCATCGTCAAGGACACCACGCCTCCTCCAGGAACCCGCCACCCTCTGTCCGACAGCACCATACAGGATGTACGGGCCTGCTTCGGGCTGATCGCTTCGCGAGAGAAAGAGCTGGCTGAATCTGCAGGAGTAGTTGAAGAGCGCCCCTACTATATCGACGAGAAACCCAAGGCAGCGGTGGTATCTATAGACAGCATAGGGACAGTAGATAAGGAGTAA
- a CDS encoding aminoacyl-histidine dipeptidase: MTRTILDCAPRSLWKHFYSLTRIPRPSHHEAQVQAFIQAFGEGLGLETLMDENGNVIIRKPATEGMEARPGVILQGHLDMVPQANADSRHDFTKDPIELRFDGDWLTASETTLGADNGIGVAAAMAILESNQIAHGPIEGLFTSNEEDGMVGAFGLKPGLLQGKVLINMDSEDEGVLFIGCAGGIDATSRLPYVAESVVGDVRAFRLSLTGLKGGHSGVDIHRGRGNANKLLFRLLRQGMLDYGLRLCSINGGSLRNAIPREAFASITLPQEQIENFNAYLVDQQKIISRELAHADAGATVTMDAMETPSTWLGQRVEARLINAICAAPHGVVRMSDDMPGLVETSTNLAIVRSEEGVIEVQSLIRSSVNSARDDLCANIDALFSLAAAETDFGGAYPGWKPNRSSPVLSVMQQAYQELFGSEVKVSAIHAGLECGILGGNYPYLDMISFGPTIRFPHSPDERVEIPSVKKFWDLLTVVLGKV; the protein is encoded by the coding sequence ATGACTCGAACAATACTCGATTGTGCCCCACGGTCACTGTGGAAGCACTTTTATAGTCTCACCCGTATTCCAAGGCCGTCACACCACGAAGCCCAGGTTCAGGCATTCATACAAGCGTTTGGTGAAGGCCTTGGGCTGGAGACCCTGATGGATGAAAACGGTAACGTTATCATCCGTAAACCGGCAACAGAGGGAATGGAGGCCAGACCGGGCGTTATCCTCCAGGGACACCTGGATATGGTGCCCCAGGCCAATGCCGACTCCCGTCACGATTTCACCAAGGACCCCATCGAACTGCGTTTTGACGGTGATTGGCTGACGGCGTCAGAGACCACCCTTGGTGCCGATAACGGCATCGGCGTTGCCGCCGCCATGGCGATACTTGAGTCGAATCAGATAGCTCACGGGCCGATAGAGGGGCTGTTTACCAGTAATGAGGAGGACGGTATGGTCGGGGCCTTCGGTCTTAAACCGGGGCTGTTACAGGGAAAGGTTCTGATCAACATGGATTCTGAGGATGAGGGCGTACTGTTCATCGGCTGTGCAGGGGGCATCGATGCTACCAGCCGGTTGCCCTACGTAGCAGAATCGGTGGTGGGTGATGTTCGTGCTTTCAGGTTAAGTCTTACCGGACTCAAAGGTGGTCACTCCGGGGTGGATATCCATCGTGGTCGCGGCAACGCCAACAAACTGCTGTTTCGACTGCTTCGGCAGGGCATGCTCGACTATGGACTGCGGCTCTGTTCGATCAACGGGGGTTCTCTGCGCAATGCTATTCCCCGGGAGGCGTTTGCATCGATAACACTTCCCCAGGAGCAGATCGAAAATTTTAATGCCTATCTTGTGGATCAGCAGAAGATCATCAGCAGAGAGTTGGCCCATGCGGATGCGGGCGCCACCGTTACCATGGATGCTATGGAAACACCCTCAACCTGGCTTGGACAGCGTGTCGAAGCGCGGCTTATCAACGCCATCTGTGCCGCTCCCCATGGTGTGGTAAGGATGAGTGACGATATGCCGGGCCTGGTGGAGACCTCAACCAATCTTGCAATTGTTCGGTCGGAAGAGGGTGTTATCGAAGTCCAGAGCCTGATCCGCAGTTCGGTCAACTCAGCTCGTGACGACCTTTGTGCCAATATCGATGCACTTTTCTCTCTTGCCGCCGCTGAGACCGACTTTGGTGGAGCCTATCCGGGGTGGAAACCGAATCGCTCATCACCCGTGCTGTCAGTTATGCAGCAGGCGTATCAGGAACTCTTTGGCAGTGAGGTAAAAGTAAGCGCTATTCATGCCGGCTTAGAGTGCGGCATTCTCGGTGGTAACTACCCCTATCTCGATATGATCTCCTTCGGTCCCACCATCCGCTTCCCCCACTCACCGGATGAGCGGGTGGAAATTCCTTCGGTTAAAAAGTTCTGGGACCTGCTGACTGTGGTGCTTGGGAAGGTCTAA
- a CDS encoding DUF3179 domain-containing protein: protein MMKSGKLSLWVLGAVSAMFLYTYCLAGNFGDFQIEDEGTLIPISEIYSGGPAKDGIPSIDTPRFYGADEVSGLTDDARVLGLVSNGIAKAYPIAIMNWHEIVNDRFGDQQVAITFCPLCGSGIAYLATHSGQGLSFGVSGLLYNNDVLLYDRQTESLWSQILSQAVTGPMSGTKLKMLPLTHTNWSDWKQRHPETLVLSRQTGFDRDYDSDPYSGYEDEVGVYFPVKHRSGRYHPKERVLGLEINGHYKAYPFAELGRTEGDIEDEFAGKRFFIKYDDQHRSGRVFSSDGVEIPTITSFWFAWYAFHPDTEVYTAAK from the coding sequence ATGATGAAGAGTGGAAAACTATCACTGTGGGTACTTGGTGCGGTATCGGCGATGTTTCTCTACACCTATTGCCTCGCTGGAAATTTTGGAGATTTTCAGATTGAGGATGAGGGTACTCTGATTCCAATAAGTGAGATCTATTCAGGTGGGCCTGCAAAGGATGGTATCCCCTCTATAGACACTCCCCGCTTTTATGGGGCAGATGAAGTATCAGGGCTTACAGATGATGCAAGAGTGCTTGGACTGGTAAGCAATGGCATTGCCAAGGCCTACCCCATTGCGATTATGAACTGGCATGAGATCGTCAACGACCGTTTTGGCGATCAACAGGTGGCCATCACTTTCTGCCCACTTTGCGGCAGTGGTATCGCCTATCTGGCTACTCACAGTGGACAAGGACTTAGCTTTGGGGTCTCAGGGCTGCTCTACAACAACGATGTGCTGCTGTATGACAGGCAGACCGAGTCGCTCTGGTCTCAGATCCTCTCCCAAGCCGTGACAGGCCCTATGAGTGGCACCAAGCTTAAAATGTTGCCACTGACTCATACCAACTGGTCTGACTGGAAACAACGGCACCCAGAGACACTGGTGCTGTCACGGCAGACCGGCTTCGACAGGGATTATGATAGTGACCCCTATTCGGGTTATGAAGATGAAGTAGGTGTCTATTTTCCAGTGAAGCACAGGAGCGGTCGATATCACCCCAAGGAGCGGGTGCTGGGGCTGGAGATCAATGGCCACTACAAGGCTTACCCTTTTGCTGAGTTGGGTCGTACCGAGGGTGATATAGAGGACGAGTTTGCCGGCAAGAGATTCTTCATTAAATACGATGATCAACATCGTAGTGGGCGTGTTTTCAGTAGCGATGGTGTTGAGATACCCACCATCACATCATTCTGGTTTGCATGGTACGCTTTTCACCCGGATACTGAGGTGTATACGGCAGCCAAATAG
- a CDS encoding c-type cytochrome → MNLTKKLLTASITAVALTGCMGPSDYDPALTSTPAEMYKDGCQSCHGEKGEGKFGMLLKIADTEASISDISNKIEKGGHVMSSFPKIEAPQRLLLATYIKTF, encoded by the coding sequence ATGAACTTAACAAAAAAACTACTCACCGCCTCGATTACGGCGGTTGCGCTCACCGGATGCATGGGACCGAGCGATTACGATCCCGCCCTCACCTCCACACCTGCAGAGATGTACAAAGATGGCTGTCAATCCTGCCATGGTGAGAAGGGAGAAGGAAAGTTTGGCATGCTTCTGAAGATTGCCGATACTGAAGCATCGATCAGTGACATCTCCAATAAGATCGAAAAGGGGGGCCACGTTATGTCCAGCTTCCCCAAGATCGAGGCACCCCAGAGACTGCTTCTGGCCACCTACATCAAGACTTTCTGA
- a CDS encoding dienelactone hydrolase family protein: MCSSLLKLIFFASVLSLTQVTTVSAVEITTETIQYSADGATGFLAKPVEGENLPAMILIHEWWGLNDNVRENARRFAAQGYVALAVDMYGGKVAQSRDQAKALAGAVRKDKKKAFANLNDALDYLRGEGGIVDPSRLASVGWCFGGGWSYQVAKNNLGVKSSVIYYGFFNPEDDLSIMRTTILGHFGEEDRSIKVDNAREFQAKLNTLGGDHEVYIYPNAGHAFANDSGKNYDQAAADLAWERTLAFLDGTLKRD, encoded by the coding sequence ATGTGTAGCTCCCTGTTAAAACTGATATTTTTTGCTTCTGTTCTCTCTCTGACTCAGGTCACCACAGTCTCTGCCGTGGAGATTACCACTGAGACGATCCAATACAGTGCTGATGGTGCCACGGGCTTTCTTGCCAAGCCGGTGGAGGGGGAAAATCTGCCGGCGATGATCCTGATTCATGAATGGTGGGGGCTGAATGACAATGTTCGTGAAAATGCTCGGCGCTTTGCAGCGCAGGGCTATGTCGCTCTGGCGGTTGATATGTATGGCGGCAAGGTGGCCCAGTCCCGGGATCAGGCGAAGGCGCTTGCCGGCGCTGTTCGAAAGGATAAGAAGAAGGCTTTTGCCAATCTCAATGACGCTCTCGATTACTTACGTGGAGAGGGTGGCATCGTTGACCCATCACGCCTTGCTTCAGTCGGTTGGTGTTTTGGCGGTGGTTGGTCCTATCAGGTGGCAAAAAATAATCTTGGGGTAAAAAGTAGTGTGATTTACTACGGTTTTTTTAATCCGGAAGATGACCTCAGTATCATGCGTACCACCATTCTCGGTCACTTTGGTGAGGAGGATCGCTCGATTAAAGTGGATAATGCGCGTGAGTTCCAGGCCAAGCTGAATACCCTGGGAGGCGATCATGAGGTCTACATCTACCCCAATGCCGGTCATGCTTTTGCCAACGACAGTGGTAAAAATTATGATCAGGCAGCAGCAGACCTGGCATGGGAGAGAACGCTCGCCTTTCTTGACGGCACCCTCAAGAGGGACTGA
- the sulP gene encoding sulfate permease, producing the protein MNWFLDIWTSIPGRFTPFFSWTGELRDKSILKADVIAGITVALVLVPQSMAYAQLAGLPAYYGLYASFLPPMVAALFGSSRQLATGPVAMVSLMTATALAPIAAQGGDGFLVYALILSLMVGIFQVALGLLRLGVLVDLLSHPVVVGFTNAGAIIIGTSQLNKVFGVQKGAGEHHYESVYNTILTALEHTHMPTLYMGIIAITIMVLLKKYMPKAPNVLVAVAVTTVLAWSTGFAESGGKVVGMVPQGLPGLSTPTDFDWSIVTSLISYAVIIALVGFMEAIAIAKAMAAKTKQRLDANQELVGQGLSNLTSGLFSGYPVSGSFSRSAVNINAGAITGFSSIVTGVVVGITLLFLTPLLYHLPLATLAAVIILAVINLVKVEPIIHAWKAEPHDGIVAVITFGLTLYIAPHIEYGILVGVVLSIILFVIRFMRPRVAELSRYKDGTMRDITVFPELNVSSKIALIRFDGSLFFANASFFEFKVLEVMAARPDLKYIILDAEGINQIDSTGEDVLRQVADRLAENGVILVVARMKRQFMQTVRRTGLLGIIGQDHFFSRVTSALDYVWDSMGEEYDRTTCPLRRQST; encoded by the coding sequence GTGAACTGGTTTCTAGATATCTGGACAAGCATCCCCGGGCGTTTCACGCCATTTTTCTCCTGGACAGGAGAGTTGCGCGACAAGAGCATATTGAAGGCTGATGTCATTGCCGGTATCACCGTAGCCCTGGTACTGGTTCCCCAGTCCATGGCCTACGCTCAACTGGCCGGCCTGCCTGCCTACTATGGCCTTTACGCCTCCTTCCTGCCACCGATGGTGGCCGCACTGTTCGGCTCCTCCCGCCAGCTGGCCACCGGCCCGGTGGCCATGGTTTCGTTGATGACAGCGACGGCACTGGCGCCAATCGCCGCCCAAGGGGGTGACGGTTTCCTCGTCTATGCCTTGATACTCTCACTAATGGTGGGTATCTTCCAGGTCGCTCTGGGGCTACTGCGCCTGGGTGTACTGGTAGATCTGTTGTCACATCCGGTGGTTGTAGGTTTTACCAACGCCGGCGCCATTATTATTGGCACCTCCCAGCTCAACAAGGTATTCGGTGTACAAAAAGGTGCGGGTGAGCACCACTACGAGTCGGTTTACAACACCATTTTAACCGCGCTTGAACACACTCACATGCCAACCCTCTACATGGGGATCATTGCCATCACCATCATGGTGCTGCTGAAGAAATACATGCCAAAGGCACCCAACGTGCTCGTCGCCGTTGCGGTCACCACTGTGCTGGCCTGGAGCACCGGCTTCGCTGAAAGTGGTGGCAAAGTCGTGGGGATGGTTCCCCAAGGCCTTCCCGGCCTATCCACACCTACTGATTTCGATTGGAGTATCGTCACCTCCCTAATCTCCTATGCGGTTATCATCGCGCTGGTGGGCTTTATGGAGGCGATTGCCATCGCCAAGGCCATGGCGGCTAAAACCAAGCAGCGTTTGGATGCCAACCAAGAACTGGTGGGGCAGGGTCTATCCAATCTCACCTCCGGCCTCTTTTCCGGCTACCCCGTCTCCGGCTCTTTCTCCCGCTCTGCGGTTAACATTAATGCCGGCGCCATCACCGGTTTCTCATCTATCGTTACCGGTGTGGTCGTGGGCATTACCCTGTTGTTCCTCACCCCGCTGCTCTATCACCTGCCACTGGCCACGCTGGCAGCAGTGATTATCCTGGCGGTTATCAATCTGGTAAAGGTCGAACCCATCATCCACGCCTGGAAGGCAGAGCCCCATGACGGTATCGTTGCGGTTATCACCTTCGGCCTCACTCTCTATATTGCACCGCATATCGAGTACGGCATCCTGGTGGGCGTGGTACTCTCGATTATATTGTTTGTAATCCGCTTCATGCGTCCCCGTGTTGCCGAACTCTCCCGCTATAAAGATGGCACCATGCGCGACATCACTGTGTTCCCCGAATTGAACGTGAGCAGCAAGATTGCCCTGATTCGCTTCGACGGTTCACTCTTCTTCGCTAATGCCAGCTTCTTTGAGTTTAAGGTATTGGAGGTTATGGCCGCCCGTCCCGACCTGAAATACATCATTCTCGATGCAGAAGGCATCAATCAGATCGACTCTACTGGTGAAGATGTTTTGAGACAGGTGGCCGACCGCCTCGCTGAGAATGGTGTCATCCTGGTGGTGGCCCGAATGAAACGCCAGTTCATGCAGACAGTCAGACGAACGGGATTGTTGGGAATAATCGGACAAGACCACTTCTTCTCACGCGTCACTTCTGCCCTGGATTACGTCTGGGATAGCATGGGTGAGGAGTACGACCGTACTACCTGTCCACTGCGCAGGCAGTCTACATAA